A genome region from Syntrophaceae bacterium includes the following:
- a CDS encoding N-formylglutamate amidohydrolase: MRVPFDPEIVERLRSATRVQGEGPEGGFAFDLDLSAPALAVAVHAGHKVREELLPLVRIPEQDRLFEEDPATDRMIRGSANAVWGLDSRAEYDLNRPPERAVPLTAEQFWGVQVYSAPLPEAMVRRSLEKHEAFYRFIGSCIRVLLERFGQCVVYDIHSYNLSRQIEKGIRNPPLFNLGTALLDRRRWGDRIDAWLRELARIEVPGIPATVEENRVFTGEGELCRRLTGWDPRILVLPTEIAKVYMDERTGTLDEGRIDALGRALRGAIAAHTPGADR, translated from the coding sequence ATGCGCGTTCCCTTCGACCCCGAGATCGTCGAGCGGCTCCGGAGCGCAACACGCGTGCAGGGGGAGGGGCCCGAGGGCGGCTTTGCCTTCGACCTGGACCTGTCGGCCCCCGCCCTCGCCGTGGCCGTCCATGCCGGTCACAAGGTCCGCGAGGAATTGCTGCCCCTGGTGCGGATCCCGGAACAGGACCGCCTCTTCGAGGAGGACCCGGCAACGGACCGCATGATCCGGGGCAGCGCCAACGCCGTCTGGGGACTGGATTCGAGGGCCGAGTACGATCTGAACCGTCCCCCGGAGCGGGCCGTGCCGCTGACGGCCGAGCAGTTCTGGGGCGTGCAGGTCTACAGCGCCCCCCTGCCCGAGGCCATGGTGCGCCGCTCCCTGGAAAAGCACGAGGCATTCTACCGGTTCATCGGCAGCTGCATCCGTGTCCTGCTGGAGCGCTTCGGCCAGTGCGTCGTCTACGACATCCACTCCTACAACCTCTCCCGCCAAATCGAAAAGGGGATCCGGAATCCCCCCCTGTTCAATCTCGGGACGGCGCTGCTCGACCGGCGGCGGTGGGGAGACCGGATCGACGCGTGGCTGCGCGAGCTTGCCCGGATCGAAGTCCCGGGCATCCCCGCGACGGTGGAAGAAAACAGGGTGTTCACGGGGGAGGGTGAGCTCTGCCGCCGCCTGACGGGGTGGGACCCCCGCATCCTGGTGCTGCCCACGGAGATCGCCAAGGTCTACATGGACGAGCGCACGGGCACCCTGGACGAGGGGCGCATCGACGCCCTGGGCCGCGCGCTGCGCGGGGCCATCGCCGCGCACACCCCGGGGGCTGACCGGTAA
- a CDS encoding ribosome maturation factor RimP: MQDVHSSYRERMIGLVEPVLESEGLELVELECLRMKTRWLVRIFIDREGGATLDDCTALSHQLGDLLNVHDLPPGPYTLEVSTPGLDRPLTRDKDFERYRGSRVRIRTREPIDGSRNFLGTCVDYATEGGRRVVTLDVDGRSVRIDRENIQKANLEYELSGKGQKAKGKR; this comes from the coding sequence ATGCAGGATGTTCATTCCTCATACCGCGAGAGGATGATCGGGCTCGTCGAGCCCGTCCTCGAGTCCGAGGGGCTCGAGCTCGTGGAGCTCGAGTGCCTGCGGATGAAGACCCGGTGGCTCGTGCGGATCTTCATCGACCGCGAGGGCGGGGCGACCCTCGATGACTGCACGGCCCTCAGCCACCAGCTGGGCGACCTGCTCAACGTGCACGATCTGCCGCCGGGGCCCTACACGCTGGAGGTCTCGACGCCGGGGCTCGACCGGCCGCTGACCCGCGACAAGGATTTCGAGAGGTACCGCGGCTCGAGGGTCCGCATCCGGACGCGGGAGCCCATCGACGGCTCGCGGAATTTCCTGGGCACCTGCGTCGACTACGCGACGGAGGGCGGGCGCAGGGTCGTGACCCTCGACGTGGACGGCCGATCCGTCCGGATCGACCGGGAGAACATCCAGAAGGCGAATCTTGAATACGAACTGTCCGGCAAAGGGCAAAAGGCAAAAGGCAAAAGGTGA
- the infB gene encoding translation initiation factor IF-2, whose amino-acid sequence MSKMRVYELAKEFGVENKEFIARLKTLGIAVKSHSSTLEDSEVERVRREFAAKGEKEVVEKRVKSTVIRRRAVRLPAEEAAEAAAPAAPAEPVEKAEPAEKPEAAPPEKEKKVEQPEPAAEAEKPAEPRAEEPPAAAAAPEAEKAPAKPEPPVKKEPDLSRQAQIIRRPEPAERREGPRPPAAVTPQAQIRKPAGPAPVHPRGQAATPAGAEARGAAPGADKKGKKAVEVVMDSVAAKKKTMIKQVIDKKDKRVRLREIEEEESPRWKGERKAAVVKMKKTEITTPKAIKRRIRIAEAIRVGELAKQMGVRASDVINKLLGLGMMVTINQAIDVDAATLIAAEFGYQVEAVTAEYDELMQRVEAEPRNLKPRAPVVTVMGHVDHGKTSLLDAIRQTNVIDGEAGGITQAIGAYHVRVKDRDIVFLDTPGHEAFTAMRARGAKVTDIVVLVVAADDGVMEQTVEAINHSRSAGVPIIVAVNKIDKPNATPDRIKQELAQHGLVPEDWGGDTLFADISAKKKIGIENLLELILLQADVLELKADPDRPARGIIIEAKLDRGRGPVATVLIQEGTLREGDAFSAKTEWGRVRAMINDQGQRVKEAGPSMPVEVIGFSSVPQAGSEFIGVEDEKKAKSISEYWIRKEREKELAATSKITLEQLYQRIKEGAKELNVILKADVQGSLEALTEALNKLSTDEIKLKIIHSSTGAVTETDVMLASASDAIILGFKVRPDARVVEIAGKEGVEIKLYDVIYNAINDVRAAMEGLLEPEFREVVQGRAEVRETFRIVKVGTVAGCYVTDGKIPRSASVKLVRDGVVVYDGKIASLKRFKDDAKEVAAGMECGLGIEGYNDIRVGDVIEAYITEQIERKLQ is encoded by the coding sequence ATGTCCAAGATGAGAGTTTACGAACTGGCCAAGGAGTTCGGGGTCGAGAACAAGGAGTTCATCGCGAGGCTCAAGACCCTTGGCATCGCCGTCAAGTCCCACTCCAGCACTCTCGAGGACAGCGAGGTCGAGCGGGTCCGCCGCGAGTTCGCCGCCAAGGGCGAGAAGGAGGTCGTCGAGAAGCGGGTCAAGTCGACGGTCATCCGCAGGCGGGCCGTCCGCCTGCCGGCCGAGGAGGCCGCCGAGGCCGCAGCCCCCGCGGCGCCGGCCGAGCCGGTGGAGAAGGCGGAGCCGGCCGAGAAGCCCGAGGCCGCCCCGCCGGAGAAGGAAAAGAAGGTCGAACAGCCCGAACCAGCCGCTGAAGCGGAAAAGCCCGCCGAGCCCCGGGCGGAGGAGCCCCCGGCCGCCGCGGCGGCGCCCGAGGCCGAGAAGGCCCCCGCAAAGCCCGAGCCCCCCGTGAAAAAGGAGCCCGACCTTTCCCGCCAGGCGCAGATCATCCGCCGGCCCGAGCCCGCCGAGAGGAGGGAAGGCCCGAGGCCCCCGGCCGCGGTCACCCCGCAGGCCCAGATCCGCAAACCCGCAGGTCCCGCGCCGGTCCATCCGCGCGGCCAGGCCGCCACGCCGGCAGGCGCGGAGGCGAGGGGTGCCGCGCCGGGCGCCGACAAGAAAGGCAAGAAGGCCGTCGAGGTGGTCATGGATTCCGTGGCCGCCAAGAAGAAGACGATGATCAAGCAGGTCATCGACAAGAAGGACAAGCGGGTCCGGCTCCGGGAGATCGAGGAGGAGGAATCCCCCCGCTGGAAGGGCGAACGCAAGGCGGCCGTCGTCAAGATGAAGAAGACGGAGATCACGACGCCCAAGGCGATCAAGCGGCGGATCCGGATTGCCGAGGCCATCCGCGTCGGCGAGCTCGCCAAGCAGATGGGCGTGCGCGCCAGCGACGTCATCAACAAGCTGCTCGGCCTGGGCATGATGGTCACCATCAACCAGGCCATCGACGTCGATGCGGCCACCCTGATCGCCGCCGAGTTCGGCTACCAGGTCGAGGCCGTCACGGCCGAGTACGACGAGCTGATGCAGCGGGTCGAGGCCGAGCCCCGGAACCTGAAGCCCCGCGCGCCCGTCGTCACCGTCATGGGTCACGTCGACCACGGCAAGACCTCGCTGCTCGACGCCATCCGGCAGACCAACGTCATCGACGGCGAGGCCGGCGGCATCACGCAGGCCATCGGCGCCTACCACGTCCGCGTCAAGGACCGCGACATCGTCTTCCTCGACACGCCGGGCCACGAGGCCTTCACGGCCATGCGCGCCCGCGGGGCGAAGGTGACGGACATCGTCGTCCTCGTCGTGGCGGCCGACGACGGCGTCATGGAGCAGACCGTGGAGGCCATCAACCACTCGCGGTCGGCCGGAGTCCCGATCATCGTGGCCGTCAACAAGATCGACAAGCCCAACGCCACCCCGGACCGGATCAAGCAGGAGCTCGCACAGCACGGCCTCGTGCCCGAGGACTGGGGGGGCGATACGCTCTTCGCCGACATCTCCGCGAAGAAGAAGATCGGCATCGAGAACCTGCTCGAGCTCATCCTCCTGCAGGCCGACGTGCTCGAGCTGAAGGCCGACCCGGACCGCCCGGCCCGCGGCATCATCATCGAGGCCAAGCTCGACAGGGGCCGCGGCCCGGTGGCGACGGTGCTCATCCAGGAGGGGACGCTGCGCGAGGGCGACGCCTTCTCCGCGAAGACGGAGTGGGGCCGCGTGCGCGCCATGATCAACGACCAGGGGCAGCGCGTCAAGGAGGCGGGCCCCTCCATGCCCGTGGAGGTCATCGGGTTCTCCAGCGTCCCGCAGGCAGGCTCGGAGTTCATCGGCGTCGAGGATGAAAAGAAGGCCAAGAGCATCAGCGAGTACTGGATCCGCAAGGAGCGCGAAAAGGAGCTGGCCGCCACCTCCAAGATCACCCTGGAGCAGCTCTACCAGCGGATCAAGGAGGGCGCCAAGGAGCTCAACGTGATCCTGAAGGCCGATGTCCAGGGGTCGCTCGAGGCCCTGACCGAGGCGCTCAACAAGCTCTCCACCGACGAGATCAAGCTGAAGATCATCCACAGCTCCACGGGCGCCGTCACCGAGACGGACGTCATGCTCGCGTCGGCCTCCGACGCGATCATCCTGGGCTTCAAGGTGAGGCCCGATGCGCGCGTCGTCGAGATCGCCGGCAAGGAGGGCGTCGAGATCAAGCTCTACGACGTGATCTACAACGCCATCAACGACGTGCGGGCCGCCATGGAGGGCCTGCTGGAGCCCGAGTTCCGGGAGGTCGTCCAGGGCCGCGCCGAGGTCCGCGAGACCTTCCGCATCGTCAAGGTGGGCACCGTGGCGGGCTGCTACGTGACCGACGGCAAGATCCCGCGCAGCGCCAGCGTGAAGCTCGTGCGCGACGGGGTGGTCGTCTACGACGGCAAGATCGCCTCGCTCAAGCGCTTCAAGGACGATGCGAAGGAAGTGGCCGCCGGGATGGAGTGCGGCCTCGGCATCGAGGGCTACAACGACATCCGCGTGGGGGACGTGATCGAGGCGTACATCACGGAGCAAATCGAGAGGAAACTCCAATAG
- the nusA gene encoding transcription termination/antitermination protein NusA, whose translation MFPELKRLIEQMGKDKGIEKEVIIEALESAILTAARKKLGPKVELESKYNEEAGELEVFQFKTVVEKVLDPETQISLEEARRDLDEEAEPGDSLGMKIDAASFGRIAVQTAKQIIIQKVKDAERDKIYDEYKDKKGQIVSGFVQRFEGGSIIVNLGRAEAVIPPSEQIHRETYKRGDRIRAFIVDVKKISKGPQIVLSRTHPGFLRALFELEVPEISEGFIEIVNVAREPGNRSKISVRTLDKDIDPVGACVGMRGSRVQSVVQELKGEKIDIVPYSEDAVKYICSALSPAKVSKVFMYEDERSMEVIVPDDQLSLAIGKSGQNVRLAVRLTGWKIDVKNESMLQKQAEEGPKSLMKVPDLDEATAELLFKEGYKSVAALSSADPEALKAIPGMDAEKAQGIVERAAQVVEKDAGGAA comes from the coding sequence ATGTTTCCGGAGTTGAAACGTCTCATCGAGCAGATGGGCAAGGACAAGGGGATCGAGAAGGAGGTCATCATCGAAGCCCTGGAGTCGGCCATCCTCACCGCGGCCCGCAAGAAGCTGGGGCCGAAGGTGGAACTCGAGTCCAAGTACAACGAGGAGGCGGGAGAGCTGGAGGTGTTCCAGTTCAAGACGGTCGTGGAGAAGGTGCTGGACCCCGAGACGCAGATCAGCCTCGAGGAGGCAAGGCGGGACCTCGACGAGGAGGCCGAGCCGGGCGACAGCCTGGGCATGAAGATCGACGCGGCCAGCTTCGGCCGCATCGCCGTGCAGACGGCCAAGCAGATCATCATCCAGAAGGTCAAGGACGCCGAGCGCGACAAGATCTACGACGAGTACAAGGACAAGAAGGGCCAGATCGTCAGCGGCTTCGTCCAGCGCTTCGAGGGCGGCAGCATCATCGTGAACCTCGGCCGCGCCGAGGCCGTCATCCCCCCCTCGGAGCAGATCCACCGCGAGACCTACAAGCGCGGCGACCGGATCCGGGCCTTCATCGTGGACGTCAAGAAGATCTCCAAGGGCCCCCAGATCGTCCTGTCCCGCACCCACCCCGGGTTCCTGCGCGCCCTGTTCGAGCTCGAGGTGCCGGAGATCTCCGAGGGCTTCATCGAGATCGTCAACGTGGCCCGCGAGCCCGGCAACCGCTCCAAGATCTCCGTCCGGACCCTCGACAAGGACATCGACCCCGTCGGGGCCTGCGTGGGGATGCGGGGCTCCCGCGTGCAGAGCGTCGTCCAGGAGCTCAAGGGCGAGAAGATCGACATCGTCCCCTACTCGGAGGACGCCGTGAAGTACATCTGCTCGGCCCTCTCGCCCGCCAAGGTGAGCAAGGTCTTCATGTACGAGGACGAGCGGTCCATGGAGGTCATCGTGCCCGACGACCAGCTCTCGCTCGCCATCGGCAAGAGCGGCCAGAACGTCCGGCTCGCCGTGCGGCTCACGGGCTGGAAGATCGACGTGAAGAACGAGTCGATGCTCCAGAAGCAGGCCGAGGAGGGGCCCAAGAGCCTCATGAAGGTCCCCGACCTCGACGAGGCAACAGCGGAGCTCCTCTTCAAGGAAGGCTACAAGAGCGTCGCCGCCCTGTCGTCGGCGGACCCCGAGGCCCTGAAGGCCATCCCGGGGATGGACGCCGAGAAGGCGCAGGGCATCGTCGAGAGGGCCGCGCAGGTCGTGGAGAAGGATGCGGGGGGTGCCGCCTGA